Proteins from a genomic interval of Gloeocapsa sp. PCC 73106:
- the sufB gene encoding Fe-S cluster assembly protein SufB produces MSASSVKTLVNQPYKYGFVTDIESDSIPRGLNEEVIRLISEKKNEPQFMLDFRLKAYRQWQKMTEPTWAHVNYPPIDYQNIIYYSAPKQSKAKLNNLDEVDPAILETFEKLGISLSEQKRLANVAVDAIFDSVSIGTTFKEKLAESGVIFCSISEAVQEHSELIQRYLGSVVPVGDNYYSALNSAVFSDGSFVYIPKGVTCPMELSTYFRINNGDTGQFERTLIIAEAGASVSYLEGCTAPMYDSNQLHAAVVELVALDNADIKYATVQNWYAGDENGKGGIYNFVTKRGLCKGVNSKISWTQVETGSAITWKYPSCVLVGDNSVGEFYSIALTNNRQQADTGTKMVHIGKNTRSTIISKGISAGHSQNSYRGLVKIGPKATGARNYSQCDSMLIGDNAQANTFPYIQVDQNTAKVEHEASTSKIGEDQLFYFTQRGISEEDAISMLVGGFCKDVLNKLPMEFAAEADKLLSLKLEGTVG; encoded by the coding sequence ATGAGCGCTTCATCGGTAAAAACCCTCGTCAACCAACCTTATAAATACGGATTTGTCACCGATATTGAATCAGACAGTATCCCACGCGGACTGAACGAAGAGGTCATCAGGCTAATCTCAGAAAAAAAGAATGAACCCCAATTCATGCTCGACTTTCGCCTTAAAGCCTACCGTCAGTGGCAAAAAATGACAGAGCCAACCTGGGCTCACGTTAACTATCCTCCTATAGATTATCAAAATATTATCTATTACAGCGCTCCTAAACAGAGCAAAGCCAAACTCAACAACTTAGACGAAGTAGATCCCGCTATTTTAGAAACCTTTGAGAAGTTAGGAATATCTCTATCAGAGCAAAAAAGACTAGCCAACGTCGCAGTAGATGCTATTTTTGATAGCGTTTCCATTGGTACCACTTTTAAAGAAAAACTAGCAGAATCAGGAGTAATCTTCTGCTCCATATCCGAAGCAGTACAAGAACATTCAGAACTAATCCAGCGTTATCTAGGTAGCGTGGTCCCCGTAGGCGATAATTACTATAGCGCCCTCAACTCTGCTGTATTTAGCGATGGTTCTTTTGTCTATATCCCCAAAGGTGTGACTTGTCCGATGGAACTATCTACTTATTTCCGGATTAATAACGGTGACACTGGACAATTCGAGCGCACTCTCATCATAGCTGAAGCAGGAGCCTCTGTGAGTTATCTAGAGGGATGTACCGCTCCCATGTACGATAGCAATCAACTTCACGCTGCGGTAGTAGAACTAGTAGCACTAGATAACGCAGATATCAAATACGCCACTGTACAGAATTGGTACGCGGGAGACGAAAATGGGAAAGGAGGAATTTATAACTTCGTCACCAAACGAGGATTATGCAAAGGAGTCAACTCCAAAATCTCCTGGACACAAGTAGAAACCGGTTCAGCGATTACCTGGAAATATCCCAGTTGTGTTTTAGTTGGGGATAATTCCGTGGGTGAATTTTACTCCATCGCTCTAACCAACAACCGTCAACAAGCCGACACGGGTACCAAAATGGTACATATAGGCAAAAATACCCGCAGCACGATTATTTCCAAAGGGATTTCCGCGGGACATTCTCAAAACAGCTACCGGGGTTTAGTTAAAATCGGACCAAAAGCTACTGGTGCTAGAAATTACTCCCAATGTGATTCAATGTTAATTGGAGATAATGCCCAAGCTAACACCTTTCCTTATATTCAGGTAGACCAAAATACTGCCAAAGTTGAACACGAAGCCTCAACATCGAAGATAGGGGAAGATCAACTCTTTTATTTCACTCAAAGAGGAATCTCAGAAGAAGATGCTATCTCTATGTTAGTGGGTGGTTTCTGTAAAGATGTGCTCAATAAGTTACCCATGGAATTCGCTGCCGAAGCTGATAAATTATTGAGCCTCAAATTAGAAGGAACGGTGGGTTAG